The genomic stretch TTCCCTAGCAATTCCAATTTTGCTGAGAAAGCTTATAAAAAATTACTGAAATGACCGAAGATGCGATTGATAAAATGAAAAACAGTTCGGTAGTGTAATTATTCCAGACGAAACCTCTGTTGTTGCACAAATTTTCCGCGATAAAATCGACCTAGTTGCCAACGCAATCGGCGAATCTATTTCCCAAATCAAGCGGGATGAAGCGCTGCAAAATGGCGAGCAAAAGCGAGAGAATAAGTAACCTTGGCCGGTACAGTGACTGACTCGGTTGAAGTAGTGGAAGAAATCCCATTGGTGCATCATCTGGCTAATGCGCCCAGGTTGCGCATGAAAGTTGTGGGGAATTTGGTTTAAGGGAAGTAAATAGTGGAACATTCCAATCATTTTTTATAAAGTAATCCCACGTGTATAAAAATACGGTTTATACACGTGGGATTATGGTTCTATATGAAATAGGTTATTTATTAGAAGGTTTAAATGGCTTATTTTATTTTTCAATGTATAAAATTATGTATATTGACACAATTTGTGTTATTTTGAACATAAATTTAAGTAAATCAATTCTTAATGTATTGATTTTCGCCTAAAATAGGTCGTTCATGACAAGAATCGGACATTTCATTACATTTTTGGTTATACATTCATTTTCTATGCTATGGTTTTAGTAGGAACAACTATTTGATTAATGCATAGAAAAGAGGGAGCATAATGAAAAAAAGGTTAATAGGTATTATTACAGCATTATTGTTAGTAAGTGGGATTTTGCTATCTCCGCAGATGGCTCAGGCGGAAACAAAAGTGGATTATGACGCATTGTATCAACAGGGAGTATCTGAAGGGATTATTAATAAAGCAGATGTAAGCTTAGAAACATGGATAAAAGAGAATGAAAGTGAGTATAATCAAGTCTATCAAGATGGTTTAAAAGATGGTGTCTATGATGCATCATTGTCGTATGAAGAATGGATAAAGTTAAACAACTATGGACAACCTCCTGTAGTAGATGAAAATTGGGAAGAAGTTCCACAGAAGCCAATGCTTAAAGGTGTGTATAAAGGTTATAATATTAAAAAAGGGGACATTCTGATTACAAATGGAACATCTTCTTCCGGATTATTGGGACATGCTGCTATTGCGAATGGGAATGAGTATATATTAGATATTCCTGGGGCTGGAAAAACGACAAGGCAAGTACCTACAAGTAAATGGATGAGTGATTATGATCCAGAAGGATGGGTAAAAGTTTATCGCCTGAAGGATAGTTCTGTTGCTAATGCCGCAGCCAATTGGGCGGACAAAAACTATTATTCCACCAAAGGCACATCCAAACAAAATATTTTCCCAAAATACGGTATGACAGGAAGTCGATATAGTAAGAACCCTACTTATTGTTCTAAAATTGTACTTCAAGCCTATTATTTCGGAACAGGAAATAAGCCTGTTGTGCAAGTATTTCCGTCCTTAGTTACTGTGTATGATTTACCAAACTATTTTTCAAAAGCATATAAGCCACAACAAGTGAAATACTTTAAATAAATCTCATGTATTAGGAAGTGTCGCTGAATGAAAAAGTATAAAAAGTGGTGGATAACGATTGGATTAGTGTTAATTATTTGCATTATCGGATATATTTATTGGTTTGCAATCCCTAAACATACAGCAAATGAAGCAGTAGATGATTACTTAGCAGCGCAAAAGATAAATTCAACGCAAGTTAAAACGAGGGATATTCAAAAAGATTGGACTAGAGGAGGATACTATGTCACGATAGTGTTTAAGGATGACCCTAATTTAGTGTATGAATACAACTACAATAGTAAAAGGAATACGCCTTACCATATTAATCTACTTGTTTTTAAAGATGGCTCGAGTCAAGAAGATGACCAAGTGAAGCATCCACCACTACAAGAGCAAAAGGATTAAAGCAGAAACCCAAGCATTTTAAGTAAGCAGTGCTACTACTGCTTACTTTTTTGTATTACTTTT from Listeria monocytogenes ATCC 19117 encodes the following:
- a CDS encoding DUF3139 domain-containing protein, translated to MKKYKKWWITIGLVLIICIIGYIYWFAIPKHTANEAVDDYLAAQKINSTQVKTRDIQKDWTRGGYYVTIVFKDDPNLVYEYNYNSKRNTPYHINLLVFKDGSSQEDDQVKHPPLQEQKD